The DNA segment GAAAGGGACGGTCCGGAGGGAAGCCTCGGTCGGTGCCCTGGCACCCGCGGACCGGACAGGAATGGATGTACTACCTCAAGCTAAGGGAGGGACTGATCGCAAAGGCAAGAGAGACGAACCCGACCCTTGTGATACCTGACGAGGTCATGATATATGAGAGGAGAGGCGAGCTGCACCCCTATCGTAAGACGGCAATCGACCGCATGGTCAAGAATGTAGGCGAGAGGGCCATGATACCGAAGGAGGAAATCTCAAACCACGTCCTGAGAAGGAGTGGGGCAAGAATCCATAAAAGGGCAGGCACCCCGACCGCGACGATCATGAAGATACTCGGACACAAGACAGAGGAACAGACGCAGAGGTATCTTGGGCTCAACCTAGATGACATGTCAGAGGGCATGGTGAAGGCCGAGGAGTTTATGATGGGTTTGGAAGGGACAGTACCCGGGCATGCACCATCGGGGTTCAAGCCATAAATGAGTTGTCCCTTAGTCTTCAGGAACGCCTGGAATTCACACAATAGTGGGTGCTATTAGATGAAGCAGGTTTCTACACAGGAGCTGGTTTTTCGAAGAAAATATTTACGCAAACTGAAGATAGCGTGCCTCTGATGTAATGCGAGAGGTCCATCTGCTTGTCCGGGTGGGCTTCCAATGCTAAATGGCGCATTATCTATTTTGACAAACAAGTGATTCCTCGACCCTAGTATTGCGGGCCAGGTACCATCGGAGCAGACTCCCTCGTCTGCGATACCTTGTCCCACCTCGAGGATGCATACATCCCCACTTGATCGGCCTCGTCTCTACTGACAGAACTTGACTTTGAAGGCAAACAAAACATGATAGTTCGTTGTCAATAAGAGACTTCAAGATAATAGATAGTAATTTTATTATATTTATCATTATTTACTAACTATATTATAATATTTGTTCATATCATAATGATGTATGTAGGCCTAATACCTATCCGAGAGAATTACTAATCATCAGATGGATTGACGAGAATCAAATCCTTTTAAAATAAACTATACTAAATTCATATACCATATTTCCATGACAAATTCAATTGAATAACTCAGATAAGTTGCGTTATTTTCGTGATAAGAACCGTCATTTTTTTGGTATATTTTACCATTCATTCTCATATGATGTCAGTGTTTGAATGACCAAATAATACATTTGGTGATGTAGAACAAAGCTCTGTCCGAGCCTTATAGATACTGGCCTTAATTTGTATTGATCCATCAAACCATGGAGAAGAAGAGAGATGAATGGTATTTTTCACCGATAATGCATCGATCTTGGCGAATTCCTCAACAATAAATGCGATAATAGATATGACAATTTATTATAAATATAGTTAGATAAATATGAAGGGGTTTGGGCCTTTTTCGCATTCCTGAGATTTTTTTCCTGACCATCTGGATGAGCGGAGAATCGTATACCGACGCCCGCACTCAATCTTCATCCAGTCAGACGGAAAAAATTCTCAGAAATTCGCCTTTTACGATCTGGCCTGATAACGATAGGTTGGCGGTTTTTGGGTCGGGCCGGACATATTCAACACCCCCGGCACAATCAAGTTCTGAGAAGTAGATGTCTGCCTATACAGTGACGCATATGGGAAGAGAAGAAAAGATGGCCGAGATCCGGTCCAATTTTTCCGAGAAGTCCAAAGAATACGACGCCCATGTGAGAAAGGTCATTCCCCTGTACGAGGAGATGCTGGATGCCCTGATCTCATGCATTGATAGACCAATTCAAAGTAAATTCAGGGCGATCGACCTCGGTTGTGGGACCGGGGCGGTTTCAGAAAGGTTGATGGCCGCGTTTCCTGGAACAGAATTGACCTGCCTGGACATGACCGAGGAAATGATGAACGTCGCCAGGCAAAGGC comes from the Methanomassiliicoccales archaeon genome and includes:
- a CDS encoding site-specific integrase, with the protein product IALRNCAVGLERILVHFELDCMMRRCEVLRLTVEDVKDGRIDIWGKGRSGGKPRSVPWHPRTGQEWMYYLKLREGLIAKARETNPTLVIPDEVMIYERRGELHPYRKTAIDRMVKNVGERAMIPKEEISNHVLRRSGARIHKRAGTPTATIMKILGHKTEEQTQRYLGLNLDDMSEGMVKAEEFMMGLEGTVPGHAPSGFKP